The Blastocatellia bacterium genome contains a region encoding:
- a CDS encoding XTP/dITP diphosphatase codes for MATHNTGKAQEIRQLLQGLDLAIHDLSEWPHLPAVEETGSTFSDNALLKARYYHQHTGLMTIADDSGLEVAALGGAPGVHSARYAGPQATDAQRIAKLLDALRDVPDRERGAQFVCVIALVGPNQLEKTFTGVCPGRITHAPRGEGGFGYDPVFEYPPLGRTFAQLSPHEKSAVSHRGRAMQQLRQFLLEWLDNRD; via the coding sequence AGAGATTCGCCAGCTCCTGCAAGGACTTGATCTCGCCATTCATGACTTGTCAGAGTGGCCCCACCTGCCAGCGGTGGAAGAAACCGGAAGCACATTTTCTGACAACGCACTACTGAAAGCCCGCTACTATCATCAGCATACCGGCCTGATGACAATTGCTGACGATTCAGGATTGGAAGTCGCTGCGCTGGGTGGCGCGCCCGGCGTTCACTCGGCTCGATATGCTGGCCCACAGGCCACCGACGCGCAACGAATCGCCAAGTTACTTGATGCCTTGCGAGACGTGCCGGACAGAGAACGTGGCGCTCAATTCGTTTGCGTCATTGCACTGGTCGGACCCAATCAATTGGAGAAAACATTCACTGGCGTATGCCCAGGACGGATCACTCACGCTCCACGAGGCGAGGGTGGGTTTGGATACGACCCTGTGTTTGAATATCCACCGTTGGGAAGAACCTTCGCTCAATTGAGTCCGCACGAGAAATCAGCCGTCAGCCATCGTGGCCGCGCGATGCAACAGCTCCGGCAGTTTTTGTTAGAGTGGTTGGACAACCGAGATTAA